One Lasioglossum baleicum unplaced genomic scaffold, iyLasBale1 scaffold0130, whole genome shotgun sequence genomic window carries:
- the LOC143219996 gene encoding uncharacterized protein LOC143219996: MTALKKNLKILQINLNHCKMAQNLVTQTANQLGADIVLVSEPWSPQSYWFNDGHKCASIWIPQPDTHSNIQRLYSGKGIVAVRLDSYVVVSCYFSPNRTIEEYKDRIAELENFLNTIDISRCIVADDFNAKSPAWGSSTLDGHGGIIMEMCNSCELIPTLSQGKFSVEKNGRRTLIDFMLCGKTAGEAISSSRILEEFTASDHRYLLHEFQLNDNKNKAQKAKKRLSIKGFSKLYTELTKIADPLTISTIEDIDSYIQLLEEIFEATSFHPKTPSRRKEVWWWNADIAALRKLAVSSRRALQRARSKDKPEEEIKTYYDKHKENKKALKIAIMNAKKKSWTNLIDGIEEDIWGKPYKWVMRTVAGRPPPTVLSDEDTRRTIETMFQTSPDLDMDIRSPAPDTPDTADVRHDYQSFKDSSSREPPLVVPTVTQRRDPSKRAPMYVCTVGVPTDSCK; the protein is encoded by the coding sequence ATGACAGCATTGAAGAAGAACCTCAAGATTCTTCAGATTAACCTAAACCATTGTAAAATGGCTCAGAACCTGGTCACCCAAACTGCCAACCAACTCGGAGCCGACATTGTTCTGGTGTCCGAACCATGGTCTCCACAGTCTTACTGGTTTAATGATGGACATAAATGTGCCTCGATCTGGATCCCCCAACCCGATACACACTCCAACATCCAGAGGCTATATAGTGGCAAGGGTATCGTGGCTGTACGGCTGGattcgtacgtcgtcgtgtctTGCTACTTTTCCCCAAACAGAACCATTGAAGAATATAAAGATAGGATCGCCGAGctagaaaactttttaaatacgATAGACATTAGTAGGTGCATTGTCGCAGACGACTTTAACGCTAAATCTCCAGCTTGGGGCTCTTCAACTCTAGACGGCCACGGAGGAATCATTATGGAAATGTGCAACAGCTGCGAACTAATACCTACCCTTAGCCAAGGTAAATTCTCAGTTGAGAAAAACGGTCGCAGAACATTGATCGACTTCATGTTGTGCGGCAAAACTGCGGGTGAAGCGATTAGCAGCAGTCGTATATTAGAGGAATTTACAGCCTCGGATCATCGCTATTTGCTGCACGAGTTCCAGCTCAATGACAATAAGAACAAAGCACAGAAGGCTAAAAAGAGATTAAGCATTAAAGGATTCAGCAAGCTATACACTGAACTTACAAAAATCGCCGATCCACTTACTATTTCCACGATCGAGGACATCGACTCTTACATACAACTGCTGGAGGAAATTTTTGAAGCCACCAGTTTTCATCCGAAGACTCCATCGAGACGAAAGGAGGTATGGTGGTGGAATGCGGATATAGCCGCATTACGTAAATTAGCTGTATCATCACGACGCGCGCTACAGAGAGCACGATCCAAGGATAAACCTGAAGAGGAGATAAAAACATACTATGACAAacacaaagaaaataaaaaagcacTCAAGATAGCAATCATGAATGCTAAAAAAAAATCATGGACTAACCTGATAGACGGGATAGAAGAAGACATCTGGGGTAAGCCCTACAAATGGGTCATGCGCACAGTGGCGGGTAGACCTCCGCCCACTGTGCTATCAGATGAGGACACCAGGAGGACCATCGAAACAATGTTCCAAACATCACCTGATTTGGACATGGATATCAGGAGTCCAGCGCCGGATACTCCAGATACTGCCGATGTTAGACACGATTACCAGTCTTTCAAAGATTCGTCGTCGCGCGAACCCCCCCTCGTCGTCCCGACAGTAACACAGCGAAGAGACCCCTCGAAGCGAGCtcccatgtatgtatgtacggtgGGGGTACCCACCGATTCCTGTAAATAG